Proteins encoded together in one Labrus bergylta chromosome 20, fLabBer1.1, whole genome shotgun sequence window:
- the apbb1ip gene encoding amyloid beta A4 precursor protein-binding family B member 1-interacting protein, translating into MDDIDAMFTDLLGEMDLLTQSLDQPTVVPEPLPSTTEMNYSIGFTDLNESLHELEDHDLDALMADLVADINATEEKLTAQMKDQKVPPPPSSDLPAPPKGLSTYSASSIASPTSPASSTGSNVSTPASSSASPLPPPPPQSAKPTMEEIEAQMKADKIKLALEKLKEAKVKKLVVKVLLTDGSSKTLMVDERQNVREVLDNLFEKTHCDCNVDWSLCETNYELNLERIFEDHENLVEPLLAWTRDTENKVLFQERTEKNDMFRNPQNFYLWKKDKKALKEIKDRDKELLVQENFCGTSVIVPDLEAVLYLKEDGKKSWKQRLFQLRASGIYYVPKGKTKSSRDLVCFVQFDNMNVYYGKDFKTRYKAPTDFCFVLKHPQIQKDSQYIKYLCCDDAWTMNLWVTGIRIAKYGASLYENFKAAEKAAVSSVWTNRSTPSSSSSSTPSPTIKAKSPSQANGHAPKPQPGPVSQDFGNVPPPPPPMANILPPPRPDAFLPPAPPPLARKNSAKPPPPQRHLPTNFPPPPPAMDNLPPPPPPPPMDDALEAPPDFLPPPPPAAGFGSLPPPPPPSNSFPPPPPPGSFGSMGQSLPPPPPDPGFLPPPPPQPVFTGAGAPPPPPPPPPPPTAAAAPRAPVRPSGSVKKIPPATPKRTTPSLQGGGGGGGGGGGGGDFMSELMLAMNKKRST; encoded by the exons ATGGACGACATAGACGCCATGTTCACCGACCTGCTGGGGGAGATGGACCTCCTCACACAG AGTCTCGATCAACCAACAGTAGTTCCTGAACCCCTCCCCAGCACCACTGAAATGAACTACTCCATTGGATTCACAGACCTTAAcg AGTCCCTCCATGAACTGGAAGACCATGATTTGGATGCTCTCATGGCCGATTTGGTAGCCGACATCAATGCAACAGAAGAGAAACTCACGGCGCAGATGAAAGATCAGAAGGTGCCACCACCGCCCTCATCAGACCTGCCGGCCCCACCTAAGGGCCTAAGCACCTACTCTGCTTCCTCCATCGCTTCCCCAACATCACCCGCGAGCAGCACCGGCAGCAATGTTAGCACCCcagcctcctcctccgcctccccATTGCCACCTCCGCCTCCTCAGTCTGCAAAGCCTACAATG GAGGAAATCGAAGCGCAGATGAAAGCGGACAAAATCAAGCTGGCTCTCGAGAAGCTCAAAGAAGCTAAAGTGAAAAAG CTGGTGGTGAAGGTGCTGTTGACTGACGGCAGCTCAAAGACCCTGATGGTGGACGAGAGGCAGAACGTCAGGGAGGTTCTGGACAATCTGTTTGAGAAGACTCACTGCGACTGCAATGTGGACTGGAGCCTGTGTGAGACCAACTATGAACTGAATCTTG aACGGATATTTGAAGACCACGAGAACCTTGTGGAGCCTCTGTTAGCGTGGACGAGGGACACCGAGAATAAAGTCCTCTTTCAGGAGCGGACAGAGAAGAATGACATGTTCAGAAACCCACAG AACTTTTATCTATGGAAGAAAGATAAGAAAGCgctcaaagaaataaaagacagagacaaggagTTGCTAGTACAG GAGAACTTCTGCGGGACTTCTGTCATCGTGCCCGATCTCGAGGCCGTGCTGTACCTCAAAGAAGACGGCAAGAAGTCCTGGAAGCAGCGGCTCTTCCAGCTGAGGGCCTCTGGGATTTATTACGTGCCCAAAGGGAAGACAAAG tcatCCCGTGACCTCGTCTGCTTTGTCCAGTTTGACAATATGAACGTGTACTACGGCAAAGACTTCAAGACCAGATACAAAGCTCCAACTGACTTCTGCTTTGTCCTGAAG CATCCTCAGATCCAGAAAGACTCTCAGTACATCAAGTACCTGTGCTGTGATGATGCTTGGACCATGAACCTTTGGGTGACAGGAATACGCATCGCAAAG TACGGTGCGTCGTTGTATGAAAACTTTAAAGCAGCAGAGAAGGCTGCCGTCAGCTCCGTGTGGACCAACCGCAGCACGCCATCAAGCTCCAGTTCATCGACACCTTCTCCCACCATCAAAG CTAAATCACCAAGCCAGGCCAATGGTCACGCTCCGAAGCCCCAACCAGGACCTGTGTCTCAG GACTTTGGAAAcgtccctcctccacccccaccAATGGCGAATATTCTCCCCCCACCTCGTCCTGACGCGTTCCTTCCCCCTGCGCCTCCTCCTCTGGCACGCAAGAACTCAGCaaaacctcctcctccccagcGACACCTGCCTACAAACttccctccacctccacctgcaATGGACAAcctccctcctccaccaccGCCCCCACCAATGGATGACGCCTTAGAGGCCCCGCCGGACTTcctcccgccccctcctcctgccGCCGGCTTTGGttctcttccacctcctcctccacctagTAACTCCTTcccaccacctcctccccctGGTAGTTTTGGAAGTATGGGCCAATCTTTGCCACCTCCACCTCCTGATCCGGGCTTTTTACCACCACCTCCGCCTCAGCCAGTGTTTACAGGAGCCGgagcccctcctccacctcctcccccgCCGCCGCCTCCAACAGCCGCCGCCGCTCCAAGAGCACCAGTTAGACCGTCTGGCTCAGTGAAGAAGATTCCTCCTGCCACGCCTAAGCGTACTACACCATCGCTacaaggaggtggaggaggaggaggaggaggaggaggaggtggggacTTCATGTCAGAACTGATGCTGGCCATGAACAAAAAGCGAAGTACTTAG
- the nell3 gene encoding uncharacterized protein nell3, protein MGLLTPELLLLLSWVSLQAVAEICRGTHCYGAETGDPRPCTGAHCPGSRSSRPPRQFNPTSQGRAAQIVTSQHYAHQSFQRDTYPAGQPLRGRHGDSSSGTRRRAPEVYPAGCTDPDCVAPVKQFQPTNDTRECRGIECRLPFRIRPKTRAKPCVGEGCLVGSEESVSSSTASQLPPLHLSDRAAMFLGDFPELGYPSPELGSAPLGVQLTCDIKPGENEVPSEDALILHLQLAKGQEKLVEAMKAQQVVIRDLQQKLADQQEALLSQQREILGQQQRMYEQMDVVKAQYGLLSDTIKQVSFQGLQGELQSYFESHMAGLQSQARSHLQKSYAVHKMDVDAKVMDVVGEAHFPQPLLGCPTPCGQEEFCDFQKDPPQCEKCTMCPPGFFLISQCSPTADRMCQDRDECLELPNICGERVKCLNTPGGFRCLGASEREAVMGLCGHGYFYNPELQECQACTECDGEPLAVSCTAVSDAVCGQPSESRLSQSWAANVAVPPAGTPGINIFPGLQLNIRGKEVTDLLSNEAGQVRFLQHGLVWLDHNFAIKHSCRNFLQVGMRLNGSQEEEGQDLSGVRIEQPDGKYFQGVSVSSGVEVEPNHTFTLQLRSPNHHCNQSKDIHIYDVNTPSFSLLWLSHDTGAVAMTAQMSLLAHYQTSYRPTLRLTSVSDPYMIILTHDNRGVRFTESGVVKFVFQQALYSMGNTCVREGFSLIAHTNQNGTGQEAMQAFKTGVHYRDTSITLSGTVSVNSGDTLSFEIQSPSQCNIRYFGDNTGISILSLIWIPSAVSSALSATVSRTGLPSGAVRNKPLLFHQISPDTPQVHLARSGELSSRKNFIFHEKGIANVALNLKLIHSCNVVKLTLQQVGGQGGQAGPVAQQVSGHMPEGSQWASIGLRTSFSVQNGTAVFVTLDCIRGRVNQITHEGGTNISILWVAV, encoded by the exons ATGGGTTTATTAACACCAGAGCTGTTGCTCCTGCTGTCTTGGGTATCACTGCAAGCTGTCGCAGAGATTTGCCGCGGGACGCACTGCTACGGCGCGGAAACCGGCGATCCAAGACCGTGCACCGGAGCGCACTGTCCGGGGAGCAGATCCTCCAGACCGCCTCGGCAGTTCAACCCAACAAGTCAGGGGAGAGCTGCGCAAATAGTCACCAGCCAACATTATGCGCACCAGAGCTTTCAGAGAGACACTTATCCGGCTGGACAGCCTCTGCGCGGGCGGCACGGTGACAGCAGCAGCGGTACGCGGAGGAGAGCGCCTGAAGTTTACCCCGCTGGGTGCACGGATCCGGACTGTGTCGCTCCTGTGAAACAATTTCAGCCCACAAATGACACCCGAGAGTGTAGAGGGATCGAGTGCAGACTGCCGTTCAGGATACGGCCAAAAACTCGAGCGAAGCCATGTGTGGGAGAGGGATGTTTGGTCGGTTCAGAGGAGAGCGTCTCTTCATCCACCGCCAGCCagcttcctcctctccatctgtctGACAGAGCTGCGATGTTCCTGGGAGATTTTCCGGAGCTGGGTTATCCGTCGCCAGAACTCGGCAGCGCGCCTTTGGGTGTCCAGCTCACATGTGACATCAAACCAG GTGAGAATGAAGTTCCCTCCGAAGATGCCCTCATTCTGCACCTCCAGCTGGCAAAAGGACAGGAGAAGCTGGTGGAGGCCATGAAAGCGCAGCAGGTCGTCATCCGAGACCTGCAGCAGAAGCTCGCCGACCAACAGGAGGCGCTACTTTCCCAGCAGAGGGAGATCCTGGGGCAGCAGCAGCGCATGTACGAGCAGATGGACGTGGTGAAAGCGCAGTACGGCCTCCTCTCAGACACCATCAAACAGGTTTCCTTCCAGGGTCTGCAGGGCGAGCTGCAGAGCTACTTTGAAAGCCACATGGCGGGTCTGCAGAGCCAGGCCCGCAGCCACCTGCAGAAGTCCTACGCAGTGCACAAAATGGACGTGGACGCCAAAGTGATGGATGTAGTCGGAGAGGCTCATTTCCCTCAGCCTCTTCTGGGATGTCCCACGCCCTGTGGACAGGAGGAGTTCTGTGATTTTCAGAAGGACCCGCCTCAGTGTGAGAAGTGCACCATGTGTCCACCAGGCTTCTTTCTGATCTCACAGTGTTCTCCGACTGCAGACAGGATGTGCCAG GACAGAGATGAATGCCTTGAATTACCCAACATCTGTGGAGAGCGAGTGAAGTGCCTTAATACTCCAG GAGGGTTCAGGTGTCTGGGAGCTTCTGAGAGAGAGGCAGTGATGGGTCTTTGTGGTCACGGCTACTTTTACAACCCGGAGCTGCAGGAGTGTCAGGCGTGCACTGAGTGTGATGGAGAGCCTCTCGCCGTTTCCTGCACAGCCGTCAGCGACGCCGTCTGCGGCCAGCCGTCAGAGAGCCGTCTGTCCCAATCCTGGGCTGCCAATGTGGCAGTTCCTCCTGCCGGCACCCCTGGCATCAACATCTTCCCCGGGCTTCAACTAAACATCCGAGGCAAAGAGGTCACGGATCTGTTGTCCAATGAGGCAGGGCAGGTGAGGTTCCTGCAGCACGGCCTCGTCTGGTTGGACCATAATTTTGCGATTAAGCACAGTTGCAGAAACTTCCTTCAGGTGGGGATGAGGCTCAATGGGAGCCAGGAAGAGGAGGGTCAGGACCTCAGCGGAGTTCGTATTGAACAGCCAGATGGGAAATACTTCCAGGGTGTGAGCGTGAGCAGTGGGGTTGAGGTGGAGCCTAACCATACGTTCACTCTGCAGCTGAGGAGTCCCAATCACCACTGCAATCAGAGCAAGGATATTCACATCTATGATGTCAACACTCCCTCCTTCAGCCTGCTCTGGTTGTCTCATGATACCGGAGCTGTCGCCATGACGGCTCAGATGTCCCTGTTGGCACACTACCAAACAAGCTACCGTCCAACTCTCCGCCTGACCTCAGTCTCTGACCCGTATATGATCATCTTAACCCATGACAACCGCGGTGTACGCTTCACAGAAAGCGGGGTTGTCAAGTTTGTCTTCCAACAGGCTCTGTACTCTATGGGGAACACCTGCGTTCGAGAGGGTTTCTCCCTGATCGCCCACACTAATCAAAACGGGACTGGCCAGGAGGCGATGCAAGCCTTCAAAACAGGCGTCCACTACAGGGACACCTCCATCACCCTCTCTGGCACCGTCAGCGTGAATAGCGGGGACACCCTAAGCTTTGAGATTCAATCTCCATCCCAGTGCAACATCCGCTACTTTGGCGACAACACCGGGATCAGCATACTTAGTCTGATCTGGATACCTTCAGCAGTGTCATCAGCCCTGAGTGCCACGGTGTCCAGGACGGGTCTGCCCTCAGGAGCAGTGAGGAACAAACCGCTGTTATTCCATCAGATCAGCCCGGACACTCCGCAGGTTCACTTGGCCCGATCAGGAGAGCTGAGCAGCCGGAAAAACTTTATCTTCCACGAGAAAGGCATAGCGAACGTAGCCCTCAACCTGAAGCTGATACACTCTTGCAATGTTGTTAAGCTTACTTTGCAGCAGGTTGGGGGTCAGGGCGGGCAGGCAGGTCCTGTGGCTCAGCAGGTGTCTGGACATATGCCTGAAGGAAGCCAGTGGGCCAGCATTGGGCTGAGGACCTCTTTCTCAGTCCAGAACGGTACCGCTGTCTTTGTCACTCTGGACTGCATCCGCGGACGAGTTAACCAGATAACACACGAGGGTGGCACTAACATTTCAATCCTCTGGGTTGCAGTGTAA